A window of Microbacterium luteolum contains these coding sequences:
- a CDS encoding glycosyltransferase family A protein has translation MGDRGEQTPEVDVIIPVHSEMRPVRRAAASVLDHTEAAVRVTVIAHNIEKDIIVRNLGDVAADRRVRVLNLDDGIRSPAGPMNAGLDHVTAPFFAVLGSDDEFAPGAIDAWLGLQRATNASVVLAAIDLVSGRRDPFPPVRWGRRRRRLDARRDRLHYRSAPLGLLRTASHGGLRFTEGLSSGEDLAYTCALWLTGTDIAYALALPPYVGHDDAEDRVTEGSRSVERDFAFLDAVEDLDAYRRAGSADRTALAVKILRVHFFDAVRAVVLGAENISTARPHLLAVLERVAAMSPSAEALLSRADRRVIAAVRTSEDIIRIGELLDRRQRYRTFNALVPQNPLLTLHAQAPVRTLLAGLSSTTVR, from the coding sequence ATGGGCGACCGCGGCGAGCAGACGCCGGAGGTCGATGTCATCATCCCGGTGCACTCGGAGATGCGGCCCGTCCGGCGCGCGGCGGCATCCGTGCTGGACCATACCGAGGCCGCCGTGCGGGTGACGGTGATCGCGCACAACATCGAGAAGGACATCATCGTCCGCAACCTCGGCGACGTGGCCGCCGATCGGCGGGTGCGGGTCTTGAACCTCGACGACGGCATCCGCTCCCCCGCCGGTCCCATGAACGCCGGGTTGGATCACGTGACCGCGCCCTTCTTCGCCGTGCTCGGTTCCGACGACGAGTTCGCCCCGGGAGCGATCGACGCGTGGCTGGGTCTTCAGCGAGCCACGAACGCCAGCGTCGTCCTCGCCGCGATCGATCTGGTCTCGGGCCGACGCGATCCTTTCCCCCCGGTCCGCTGGGGACGACGGCGCAGACGACTGGATGCGCGACGGGACAGGTTGCACTACCGCAGCGCGCCGCTCGGCTTGTTGCGCACCGCGTCGCACGGAGGCCTGCGGTTCACCGAGGGGCTCTCCTCCGGGGAGGACCTGGCCTACACCTGCGCGCTCTGGTTGACCGGCACCGACATCGCATATGCGCTCGCGCTCCCCCCGTATGTGGGACATGACGATGCCGAGGATCGAGTGACCGAGGGCTCGAGGTCGGTCGAGCGCGACTTCGCCTTCCTCGACGCCGTGGAGGATCTCGACGCATACCGGCGAGCCGGATCCGCCGATCGCACGGCACTGGCCGTCAAGATCCTTCGGGTGCACTTCTTCGACGCCGTCCGCGCGGTCGTTCTCGGCGCGGAGAACATCTCGACGGCAAGACCGCACCTTCTGGCCGTGCTCGAGCGGGTTGCCGCGATGTCGCCGTCTGCGGAGGCACTCCTGTCCCGAGCGGATCGTCGAGTGATCGCCGCCGTGCGCACGAGCGAGGACATCATCCGGATCGGCGAGCTCCTCGATCGACGCCAGCGTTACCGGACCTTCAACGCGCTGGTTCCGCAGAATCCTCTGCTCACCCTGCATGCTCAAGCCCCGGTGCGCACGCTCCTGGCCGGGCTCTCCTCCACGACGGTACGCTGA
- a CDS encoding glycosyltransferase, whose translation MVPPPPPVPDLDKPYRMLVGPVNYAGQGYRWSRAAETSGEVSARNYVHAENNLLQYPADYVVSWRTSEHSRAWQRQMVEVVRAHYTHVLIEACFPIFGGMFGGDLRRQVALLQQAGVVVGMAAHGTEVRLPSTHLTSTPWSHFTDSDAEWVAAEKVEAVVADNLRVIEDLALPTFVSTAGLLVDLPRAHFLGVVIDPERWANDAPLLERDRPRVVHAPTNPHVKGTPLIVPTAQRLHDEGLIEFIQLERTPNEEMPGVLASADVVLDQFRVGDYGVAACETMAAGRVVLAHATDQVRAEVERRAGIPLPIPETTPDSLEDVLRDIVARRDHYRDIARSGPDFVRRLHDGSFSRDVLVRDFFSV comes from the coding sequence GTGGTCCCCCCGCCTCCGCCAGTCCCGGATCTCGACAAGCCGTACCGGATGCTCGTCGGTCCGGTCAACTACGCCGGACAGGGCTACCGCTGGTCCCGTGCCGCGGAGACGTCCGGCGAGGTGTCCGCACGCAACTATGTGCACGCGGAGAACAATCTGCTGCAGTACCCCGCGGACTACGTCGTCTCCTGGCGGACGTCGGAACACTCCCGCGCATGGCAGCGCCAGATGGTCGAGGTCGTGCGCGCCCACTACACGCACGTCCTCATCGAGGCCTGCTTCCCCATCTTCGGGGGGATGTTCGGCGGTGACCTCCGCCGTCAGGTCGCGCTGCTCCAGCAGGCGGGCGTCGTCGTCGGGATGGCGGCGCACGGCACCGAGGTGCGGTTGCCCTCGACCCACCTCACGAGCACTCCGTGGTCCCACTTCACGGACAGCGACGCCGAGTGGGTGGCAGCGGAGAAGGTCGAGGCGGTGGTCGCCGACAATCTCCGGGTCATCGAAGACCTCGCGCTGCCCACGTTCGTCTCGACAGCCGGGCTGCTCGTCGATCTCCCCCGTGCGCACTTCCTGGGCGTCGTGATCGATCCTGAGCGCTGGGCGAACGACGCACCTCTCCTCGAGCGCGACCGCCCACGCGTCGTGCACGCGCCCACCAACCCGCACGTGAAGGGGACGCCTCTGATCGTGCCGACGGCTCAACGACTCCACGACGAGGGCCTGATCGAATTCATCCAGCTCGAGAGAACGCCCAACGAGGAGATGCCGGGTGTCCTCGCTTCGGCCGACGTGGTGCTGGATCAGTTCCGCGTCGGCGACTACGGCGTCGCCGCCTGCGAGACGATGGCCGCGGGCCGGGTGGTGCTCGCCCACGCCACGGACCAGGTGCGCGCAGAGGTGGAGCGACGTGCCGGCATCCCCCTGCCGATACCCGAGACCACACCTGACTCCCTCGAGGACGTGCTCCGAGACATCGTCGCCCGACGCGACCATTACCGCGATATCGCGCGATCCGGTCCCGACTTCGTGCGCCGGCTTCACGACGGCTCCTTCTCGCGAGACGTCCTGGTGCGGGACTTCTTCTCGGTATGA
- a CDS encoding glycosyltransferase family protein, protein MSGRLQEIAGWLVRRRADMPAWMNRIIDAPAQNPDGVIGRIAYRVLGGAGASNTSVPESELRVYIAPTNYSGQGYLWARALEAADPRLGARNMAVDVPGGYAFPADNLVPIAANNASTDWQKTERDAVRRFTHVLIEAERPIFGGLFGRDVAAEVEALEAAGVSVAFISHGTDIRDPREHARRTPWSPYPDDPRTDLLQVAAETNLALLERLRRPTFVSTPDLLDDVPWARWCPVVVDADRFTTLAPVLARDTARVIHASSSVVQKGSHHIEPALRPLIDSGDVDYALISGVSSDRMPGVIAEADIVLDQFRLGSYGVAACEAMAAGRIVVGHVLPAVRARIEQETGKELPIVEATPDTLQEVIRSLLADRDRAREIAAAGPLFVAAVHSGDRSARALIDGWIDPS, encoded by the coding sequence ATGAGCGGACGTCTGCAGGAGATCGCCGGATGGCTCGTCCGTCGCCGCGCCGACATGCCGGCGTGGATGAATCGCATCATCGACGCCCCGGCCCAGAACCCCGACGGTGTCATCGGCCGCATCGCCTACCGGGTACTCGGTGGCGCTGGCGCCTCGAACACCTCTGTCCCGGAATCGGAGCTGCGAGTGTACATCGCTCCCACGAACTACTCGGGGCAGGGGTATCTGTGGGCGAGGGCGCTCGAAGCCGCCGATCCGCGACTCGGAGCGAGGAACATGGCCGTCGACGTCCCGGGCGGCTACGCGTTTCCTGCGGACAACCTCGTGCCGATCGCGGCCAACAACGCCTCGACCGATTGGCAGAAGACGGAGCGGGACGCCGTCCGGCGTTTCACTCACGTCCTCATCGAGGCGGAACGACCGATCTTCGGCGGACTCTTCGGCCGTGACGTCGCTGCAGAGGTCGAAGCGCTCGAAGCCGCCGGCGTCTCGGTGGCGTTCATCAGCCATGGCACGGACATCCGGGATCCCCGAGAACACGCACGCCGCACCCCGTGGTCACCGTATCCCGACGACCCGCGCACCGATCTCCTCCAGGTGGCCGCAGAGACCAATCTCGCGCTCCTGGAGCGTCTGCGGCGGCCGACGTTCGTGTCCACTCCGGATCTGCTCGACGACGTGCCGTGGGCGCGCTGGTGCCCCGTCGTGGTCGACGCGGACCGTTTCACCACCCTCGCTCCGGTCCTCGCACGCGATACGGCCCGTGTCATCCACGCATCCAGCTCGGTCGTGCAGAAAGGCAGCCACCACATCGAACCCGCCCTGCGTCCCTTGATCGATTCGGGCGACGTCGACTACGCGTTGATCTCCGGGGTGAGCTCGGACCGGATGCCCGGCGTGATCGCGGAAGCCGACATCGTTCTCGACCAGTTCCGGCTCGGCTCCTACGGCGTCGCGGCCTGCGAGGCGATGGCAGCCGGCCGAATCGTCGTCGGACATGTGCTTCCGGCGGTGCGGGCACGGATCGAGCAGGAGACCGGGAAGGAGCTCCCCATCGTCGAGGCCACTCCCGACACGCTTCAGGAGGTGATCCGCAGTCTGCTCGCGGACCGCGATCGCGCCCGCGAGATCGCCGCCGCGGGTCCGCTCTTCGTGGCGGCCGTGCATTCCGGCGACCGCAGCGCCAGGGCGCTCATCGACGGCTGGATCGACCCGAGTTAG
- a CDS encoding GCN5 family acetyltransferase, whose protein sequence is MMTTPEPGKLGFSLKDYADTLKAYLDDGYAVTGFREYLDDPQPKHLVLRHDIDNSIEQAMRVARVDAEAGCTSSIFLRVHARGYSLMSLPSLLMIREMEELGHEVQLHLEGGICEVLGGDNFEWAERQRTVFETAVGRPLGGFSLHEPARLGGFAFAAELLEKWSDTVRYHSYEPRFMMPHMKYLSDSSGNWREGHFALWVGKEPLMQVLTHPFWWFDKVPAENY, encoded by the coding sequence ATGATGACCACTCCTGAGCCCGGAAAGCTGGGCTTCTCGCTCAAGGACTACGCGGACACGCTGAAGGCCTACCTCGATGACGGCTATGCGGTGACCGGCTTTCGCGAGTACCTCGACGACCCGCAGCCCAAGCATCTCGTGCTGCGGCACGACATCGACAACAGCATCGAGCAGGCCATGCGCGTCGCGCGTGTCGACGCGGAGGCGGGGTGCACGTCGTCGATCTTCCTGCGCGTGCACGCGCGCGGCTACAGCCTCATGAGCCTGCCCTCGCTCCTCATGATCCGCGAGATGGAGGAGCTCGGGCATGAGGTGCAGCTGCACCTCGAAGGCGGTATCTGCGAGGTGCTGGGCGGCGACAACTTCGAGTGGGCGGAGCGGCAGCGAACGGTCTTCGAGACCGCCGTCGGGCGCCCGCTGGGCGGTTTCAGCCTGCACGAACCCGCACGTCTCGGTGGGTTCGCGTTCGCCGCAGAACTGCTGGAGAAGTGGTCGGACACTGTCCGTTACCACTCCTACGAACCGCGCTTCATGATGCCGCACATGAAGTACTTGAGCGACAGCAGCGGCAACTGGCGTGAGGGACACTTCGCGCTCTGGGTCGGCAAGGAGCCCCTGATGCAGGTGCTCACGCACCCGTTCTGGTGGTTCGACAAGGTGCCCGCTGAGAACTACTGA
- a CDS encoding LpxD N-terminal domain-containing protein — MNSEISAAAVARALSAPLRGRDRVLSGLAPLGAATADRLTFVVDPDAYREQLDAALAAGAVVLVPPTVASAGEHDGAIITVDSPRAAFAIAVAQFFARTPSPGIATTARIDPEASVHPTANIGEYSVVRAGAVIGAGAEVRDHVIIGHDVHVGEHTLIKSHAVVGEEGFGMERDSAGDYIRIPHVGSVVLEDHVEVGNFVTVCSGTIIPTRVGDHTKIDDHAHIAHNCQIGRNVILTAGVTLSGSVVIEDDSWLGPNASVIQGVTLGRDSVLGIGAVAIRSIPANEVRTGNPARRLGDNRPERSGQ, encoded by the coding sequence ATGAACTCAGAGATCTCCGCCGCCGCGGTGGCCCGCGCTCTCTCTGCTCCGCTGCGGGGCCGCGATCGCGTGCTCTCCGGGCTCGCACCGTTGGGCGCGGCGACGGCGGACCGTCTCACGTTCGTCGTGGATCCCGACGCGTACCGCGAGCAACTCGATGCCGCGCTCGCCGCCGGTGCCGTGGTCCTCGTGCCGCCGACTGTCGCCTCCGCGGGTGAGCATGACGGGGCCATCATCACCGTCGACAGCCCGCGCGCGGCGTTCGCCATCGCGGTGGCGCAGTTCTTCGCTCGGACTCCCTCCCCGGGAATCGCCACGACAGCGAGGATCGACCCGGAAGCGTCCGTGCATCCCACCGCCAACATCGGGGAGTACTCGGTCGTGCGCGCCGGTGCCGTCATCGGAGCAGGAGCCGAGGTCCGCGACCACGTGATCATCGGGCACGACGTGCATGTCGGCGAGCACACCCTGATCAAGAGCCACGCCGTGGTCGGGGAAGAGGGATTCGGCATGGAGCGCGATTCCGCCGGCGACTACATCCGCATTCCCCACGTCGGCTCGGTCGTACTGGAGGATCATGTCGAGGTCGGGAACTTCGTCACCGTCTGCTCCGGCACCATCATCCCGACCCGCGTCGGGGACCACACCAAGATCGATGACCACGCGCATATCGCGCACAACTGCCAGATCGGACGCAACGTCATCCTCACCGCCGGGGTCACGTTGTCCGGGAGCGTCGTCATCGAGGACGACTCGTGGCTCGGGCCGAATGCGTCGGTGATCCAGGGTGTGACGCTCGGCCGAGACTCGGTGCTCGGTATCGGAGCCGTCGCGATCAGGTCGATTCCCGCGAACGAGGTGCGCACGGGCAACCCGGCTCGTCGTCTGGGCGACAATCGGCCGGAACGATCGGGTCAGTAG
- a CDS encoding glycosyltransferase gives MNRNSLPRWINSLIDRIADSPTSLIGQIAARRLGAPAPDGTVPSVSFDDRPVRVLIAPVNYSGQGRAWARALEAADPAISARNMAVDVPGGFAFESDLVVPVGTYHNGTEWQGRQFEAAASATHVLIEAEEPPFGRLLGRSVAAQTEALLQRGVDVAFLAHGTDVRLPSRHIAGNRWSHYADAGVYAPRDETIAARNIRFLEASGRPVFVSTPDLLLDIPSAHWCPVVVDPPRWAAQRGERRPGPLRVAHAPSVSVIKGTQMIMPALQNLEAEGVIALRLIQGVSSAEMPKAFADADVVIDQMRIGSYGVAACEALASGCVVVGHLNPQVRDTVLAQTGSEVPLVEADPETLDEVIRDLATRLARDDLEPLQRTGVEFAHDVHDGRRSARVLEEHWIGRSAGPHQEGGGERASRS, from the coding sequence GTGAATCGCAACAGTCTCCCGAGGTGGATCAACTCGCTCATCGACCGCATCGCGGACTCCCCGACGAGTCTGATCGGACAGATCGCCGCGCGCCGGCTCGGAGCACCCGCACCCGATGGCACCGTCCCATCGGTGTCGTTCGATGACCGCCCTGTTCGGGTCCTCATCGCTCCGGTCAACTACTCCGGGCAGGGCCGGGCCTGGGCCCGCGCACTCGAGGCCGCCGACCCTGCCATCTCGGCGCGCAACATGGCCGTCGATGTACCGGGGGGCTTCGCCTTCGAATCCGACCTGGTCGTTCCGGTCGGCACCTATCACAACGGCACCGAGTGGCAGGGGCGTCAGTTCGAAGCCGCCGCGTCGGCAACGCATGTCCTCATCGAAGCCGAGGAGCCTCCGTTCGGGCGTCTGCTCGGGCGCTCCGTCGCCGCCCAGACGGAAGCCCTTCTGCAGAGGGGCGTGGACGTCGCCTTCCTCGCGCACGGTACCGATGTCCGGCTTCCGTCTCGGCACATCGCGGGCAATCGCTGGTCGCACTACGCGGATGCCGGCGTCTACGCACCACGGGACGAGACCATCGCTGCACGCAACATCCGCTTCCTCGAGGCCAGCGGACGCCCGGTGTTCGTCTCCACGCCAGATCTGCTCCTCGACATTCCGAGCGCGCACTGGTGCCCTGTCGTCGTCGATCCGCCGCGCTGGGCAGCGCAGCGAGGCGAACGGCGACCAGGGCCGTTGCGTGTGGCTCACGCGCCGTCCGTCTCCGTCATCAAGGGGACGCAGATGATCATGCCCGCCCTGCAGAACCTCGAGGCCGAGGGCGTGATCGCTCTCCGCCTGATCCAGGGGGTGTCGAGCGCCGAGATGCCGAAGGCGTTCGCCGACGCCGACGTGGTGATCGATCAGATGAGGATCGGATCCTACGGGGTGGCCGCCTGCGAGGCGCTGGCCTCCGGCTGCGTCGTCGTGGGTCATCTGAACCCGCAGGTGCGCGACACGGTGCTCGCGCAGACAGGATCCGAGGTCCCGCTCGTCGAGGCGGACCCCGAGACGCTCGACGAGGTCATCCGCGACCTCGCAACACGGCTGGCGCGCGACGATCTCGAGCCCCTGCAGCGCACGGGCGTGGAGTTCGCCCATGACGTCCACGACGGCCGTCGCTCGGCTCGCGTCCTCGAAGAACACTGGATCGGGCGCAGCGCCGGCCCTCATCAGGAAGGAGGCGGTGAGCGTGCATCACGGAGTTGA
- a CDS encoding glycosyltransferase — MSTPEVDVIIAVHTVTRPIHRAAASALRGNEARVRVNVVAHNIDPDLIAANLGDLLDDERVRLLPFADGIPSPAGPMNHALDQATAPYFALLGSDDEFAPGALDSWLELARSVDASMVLARIDRLTSGPDPTPPTRRGRITDLDPARDRLSYRSAPLGLVSRKQFPDLRFTEGLFSGEDLEFTAALWFTGSAFAYDRHTPGYVGHEDEGDRVTSAPRLVREDFAFLDAITTSAWFPRLTRRQRTALGVKTLRVHFFDAVLNRLDAPGDFESTRVALLEVLGTLTTVFPGAVAYLARCDRKVIDALRRGPMDTAEVRRLIGARWGGGADALLTRNPLRSLHAQAPFRTLRAMTI; from the coding sequence GTGAGCACTCCGGAAGTCGACGTCATCATCGCGGTCCATACGGTGACGCGGCCGATCCATCGTGCCGCCGCCTCTGCCCTGCGTGGGAACGAAGCGCGGGTCCGCGTCAACGTCGTCGCCCACAACATCGATCCCGATCTCATCGCCGCGAATCTCGGTGATCTGCTCGACGATGAGCGCGTCCGGCTGCTGCCGTTCGCGGATGGGATCCCTTCGCCGGCCGGCCCGATGAATCATGCTCTCGATCAGGCCACTGCCCCCTACTTCGCTCTGCTCGGCTCAGATGACGAGTTCGCGCCCGGTGCGCTCGATTCCTGGCTGGAACTGGCTCGGTCGGTCGATGCCTCCATGGTCCTCGCGCGCATCGACCGCCTCACGTCCGGGCCCGACCCGACGCCGCCGACACGGCGAGGGCGGATCACCGACCTCGACCCCGCTCGGGACCGCCTGTCCTACCGATCCGCGCCTCTCGGTCTCGTGTCGAGGAAGCAGTTTCCCGACCTGCGTTTCACCGAGGGCCTGTTCTCGGGTGAGGATCTCGAGTTCACCGCCGCGCTCTGGTTCACAGGCTCCGCCTTCGCTTACGACCGCCACACCCCCGGCTACGTCGGGCACGAGGACGAGGGCGACCGGGTGACGTCCGCGCCTCGGCTCGTTCGCGAGGACTTCGCGTTCCTCGACGCGATCACGACGTCGGCGTGGTTCCCGCGGTTGACCCGCAGACAGCGGACCGCCCTCGGGGTGAAGACGCTCCGCGTCCACTTCTTCGACGCCGTGCTGAACCGCCTCGATGCGCCTGGTGACTTCGAGTCGACTCGCGTCGCCCTGCTCGAGGTCCTCGGAACCCTGACGACCGTGTTCCCGGGTGCAGTCGCCTACCTCGCACGATGCGACCGGAAGGTCATCGACGCGCTGAGGCGCGGCCCCATGGACACCGCGGAGGTGAGGCGCCTGATCGGAGCGCGGTGGGGCGGCGGGGCGGACGCCCTGCTCACCCGGAATCCGCTGCGTTCCCTGCACGCGCAGGCCCCTTTCCGCACACTCCGCGCGATGACCATCTGA
- a CDS encoding glycosyltransferase family 4 protein, which translates to MTSLRVTIVSRIYRPEPSAASMFLGSVADELTAEGHAVRVLTARLPGRQKRPSSAEDVRDFPVVRDKQGYLRGYIPYLSFDIPLAFRLLFTPRPDVVFMEPPPTTGVVVRIICALRRIPYVYDAADIWSDAAHQATGSSLVIRVLRGMERFGMNGARRLVTISQGVVDRVQALGVRRPIVVTGFGADTSAFASDAAAPVERLFVYAGSYSPWHGAEALADAFAIFSREHPGYILRFIGNGSERDLIAARADELGIGRSVEFVDAVPAEELAPHLHAAVASLATLRPGTSYEYAFTTKAYSSLAAGCPVIFAGPGPTAQFISEANRAVRAGVACAHDAGQIAAAMTLMATDPLSTEERSALARWTAEEHSLAAVARRVVVQIESAATESRR; encoded by the coding sequence ATGACGTCCCTGCGCGTCACCATCGTCTCGCGGATCTACCGCCCGGAGCCCTCAGCCGCCTCGATGTTCCTCGGATCGGTGGCCGACGAGCTGACCGCCGAAGGACACGCGGTACGGGTGCTGACGGCCCGCCTGCCCGGTCGCCAGAAGCGTCCGTCGTCCGCGGAAGACGTTCGCGACTTCCCCGTCGTGCGCGACAAGCAGGGCTACCTGCGCGGATACATCCCCTACCTGAGCTTCGACATCCCGCTCGCTTTCCGGCTGCTGTTCACCCCGAGGCCCGACGTCGTCTTCATGGAGCCGCCCCCGACCACCGGCGTGGTCGTGCGGATCATCTGCGCACTGCGCCGGATCCCTTACGTGTACGACGCCGCCGACATCTGGTCGGATGCCGCCCATCAGGCGACGGGGTCGTCGCTCGTGATCCGCGTCCTGCGCGGGATGGAGCGCTTCGGCATGAACGGCGCGCGGAGACTGGTCACCATATCCCAGGGGGTCGTCGACCGGGTGCAGGCTCTCGGCGTACGACGCCCGATCGTCGTCACCGGATTCGGAGCGGACACGAGCGCGTTCGCATCCGACGCCGCTGCGCCCGTCGAGCGCCTCTTCGTCTACGCGGGCAGTTATTCGCCCTGGCACGGCGCCGAGGCGCTGGCCGACGCGTTCGCGATCTTCTCACGGGAACATCCCGGGTACATCCTGCGATTCATCGGCAACGGGAGCGAGCGCGACCTCATCGCCGCTCGCGCCGACGAACTCGGGATCGGACGATCGGTCGAGTTCGTCGACGCCGTTCCCGCGGAAGAGCTCGCGCCGCACCTGCATGCGGCGGTCGCGAGCCTCGCGACCCTCCGGCCCGGAACCTCGTATGAGTACGCCTTCACGACCAAGGCGTACTCGTCGCTCGCTGCCGGGTGTCCTGTCATCTTCGCCGGGCCGGGACCGACGGCGCAGTTCATCAGCGAGGCCAACCGCGCTGTACGGGCCGGAGTGGCGTGCGCCCACGATGCAGGACAGATCGCCGCAGCGATGACGTTGATGGCCACGGACCCCCTCAGCACCGAAGAGCGGTCGGCTCTGGCCCGATGGACGGCGGAAGAGCACTCCCTCGCCGCCGTCGCACGCCGTGTCGTCGTGCAGATAGAGTCCGCCGCGACCGAGTCGAGGCGCTGA
- a CDS encoding acyltransferase family protein — translation MSRPATNVLAEPTQRLDALTGLRWWAAFLVFFYHMLVFAPVPGILAQVFSYGYFGVTFFFVLSGFVLTWSARPRVSTSTFYWRRFARIWPSHMVALLLAIPVFYTFAAIPEGSFLKPFDLGILALSVVLLQAWWSNPTILFSGNPAAWTLTCEAFFYALHPWISRVLVPMAKRGALLLAGGVVLYAFVYRAGVALAPDSWLPLVPVPVQRLPEFVLGMALAWAMRSGWRPRIHPLVGVGAMAAVILAILASTRLAGTLPMIGYLGIFANELFTVACAIAIVALSAASLNGRRVFFDTKIQVKLGEWSFAFYLVHATLIYTALRIFGYQEASWVNLLWYVALFAVCVVAAWALHSFVERPAERRMRKWKDTRDAARAVPASAT, via the coding sequence ATGTCGCGCCCTGCCACGAACGTTCTCGCCGAGCCCACGCAACGGCTCGATGCGCTGACCGGACTGCGGTGGTGGGCAGCCTTCCTCGTGTTCTTCTATCACATGCTGGTCTTCGCACCCGTGCCGGGCATCCTCGCTCAGGTGTTCTCCTACGGCTATTTCGGAGTGACGTTCTTCTTCGTCCTCTCGGGCTTCGTGCTCACCTGGTCTGCGCGTCCGCGAGTGTCGACATCGACTTTCTACTGGCGGCGTTTCGCGCGCATCTGGCCATCGCACATGGTCGCCCTCCTCCTCGCCATCCCGGTCTTCTACACGTTCGCGGCGATCCCGGAGGGGAGCTTCCTCAAGCCGTTCGATCTCGGGATCCTCGCGCTCTCCGTGGTGCTGCTGCAGGCCTGGTGGTCGAATCCGACCATTCTCTTCTCCGGTAACCCGGCAGCGTGGACTCTGACGTGCGAGGCCTTCTTCTACGCGCTGCATCCCTGGATCTCCCGTGTCCTCGTTCCCATGGCGAAGCGCGGGGCGCTGCTCCTCGCGGGCGGCGTCGTGCTCTACGCATTCGTCTACCGCGCCGGCGTGGCGCTCGCGCCGGACTCCTGGCTCCCTCTGGTGCCGGTGCCCGTGCAACGCCTCCCTGAGTTCGTGCTCGGCATGGCGCTCGCCTGGGCGATGCGGTCGGGATGGCGTCCTCGTATCCATCCCCTCGTGGGTGTCGGGGCGATGGCGGCGGTGATCCTCGCCATCCTGGCGAGCACCCGACTCGCGGGTACCCTGCCGATGATCGGCTACCTCGGCATCTTCGCCAACGAACTCTTCACCGTCGCATGCGCGATCGCGATCGTCGCTCTGTCGGCGGCGTCCCTGAACGGACGTCGGGTCTTCTTCGACACGAAGATCCAGGTGAAGCTCGGCGAGTGGTCTTTCGCCTTCTACCTGGTCCACGCCACGCTGATCTACACCGCCCTGCGCATCTTCGGCTACCAGGAGGCTTCCTGGGTGAACCTGCTCTGGTACGTCGCGCTCTTCGCCGTGTGCGTCGTCGCTGCTTGGGCGCTGCACTCGTTCGTCGAGCGGCCCGCTGAGCGACGGATGCGCAAGTGGAAGGACACGCGTGACGCAGCCCGGGCGGTTCCGGCGTCCGCGACCTAA